Within the Equus przewalskii isolate Varuska chromosome 1, EquPr2, whole genome shotgun sequence genome, the region CCCCAGCCTCTGTGGTGAGTGAGCCGCCCCCTTGGCAGGCCCCAGCTGAGGCCCGGGGCCGCAAGCAGGCCTCAGCCAACATCTTCCAGGACGCTGAGCTGCTGCAGATCCAGGGCCTGTTTCAGCGCAGTGGGGACCAGCTGGCTGAGGAGCGGGCACAGATCATCTGGGAGTACGCAGGGGACCAGCGCGTGGCAGAGGCCTTGAGGAAGCTGCGTAGGAAGAGGCCCCCGAGGCAGAAACTCCTGGGCCACTCACTCCACCACTGCAGCCGGCTCAGGTGGGTTCCCGGGACTGGAGGGCTGAGGGCAGAAGAGCACTAATGACATCCATTCACcgcctcctggctgtgtgacctgagctACTGACCTGGCCCCTGGTAGGGAGGTGAAGTACCCACCATTGGGGTTCTTGTAAGGTCTACACTCTGCCTACTACGTGGTTGGCACTTAAAAGACTGCTATTACTATCGGAGTCATATATGACCCTATGAACTCCCAGGGGAAGGGGTGCCTGCGTCCTATCAGTGCCACCTCATTTGCAGCCAGGTAGGAGGGACTAttgtttgggagaaaaaaaaaattgtttccctCTTGTAGAACAGGTACCATTCAAAAGTAAGcctggttcaaatcttggctgtGGGATTACAGAGAATATAGCTTAGGATAGTGTAGAGGCATCAAGGGTTAAACGTTGCTGAGAAACTTTAAACATTCCCTAGTCACCCCTCTCTTTGCTTAGGTCACTGACAGCGCAGGAACAGTGAGCCCCAAGGCAGAGCTGAACCACATGGCCTAAACCAGTCACTGGCAGTTACGCTCTGGGCTCCATTCCTCTGGGCCCACAATCAGAACACTAGACCTCAACAGGCCTCTGAGATCATCAGGTTCAGGGGCAGCAGATCAGCTTCACTGCTCATACTATGATTGATTAGTAATCCCTACTTAAAACACCTTGCTAAGGACACTTGGTTCCTCCAGTCTCATATCATGACTCGCAATGTCTGCCACGAGTACAGGATGAGGAAGTTGGAGAAATGTTGGATGTCACACACTCTCATCTAGCCTAACTCTCTTTCCAGAAAAGCTTTGCCTAGTCATGTAGCTCTCAGAGAGCAGAAATGAGACCAGAGCCCTGGTCTCATTCTGCCCCAAAGAGTGTGTTTTAATAGCTCACCACGACCAAAGTTTCTGGAGTCCTCATTCTGCCCTCCCTATTGATGTTGTCTTATCACACTCTCGTTCCCTGCAGAATCCCAGAGCACCAAGCTCCACTGGCCGGCCCGCAGAGCAGTGCTACGGAGATGGCTTCCAGCGATCAGTATCTGAACTCTAGGAGGTCAAGCGCCAGGATCCGACGGAACTGGAGGAAGCCAGGCCCCACCAGCTACCTCCATCAGATCAGACACTGATCCAGGGAAGGGGCTGGAACAGCAGTGTCTCCCCCAGGAATCATAGGGACTTCTGCCAAAGGGCctgggggaggtggagaagaAAGACTTGAGGAAGACAGCCCCACATGGGTAAAAGAAAGACCGCTGCCACTAGCCTGCTCAAATCAGAGCAGGACTGGAGGTGTCCACTGAGCTCTACATTATGTGGGACCCATTCCTCCCCAGAATGAGAAGAAACAGTGACGTTCCTGCCTTGGCCCTTCCCCATCTGACACTATACCTGGGCTGCATGATATTCCCCTGGGGGTCCAGTGATGGACACTCAAGACTGCATCTCACCACTCCTGCTACCAACCTCCTGCTACTACTGTAACCCGTGGTCTAGTAGCCTGTCCCACACCCCTGCCCGTCAGGCCAGCACAAAGAAAGTGTGGTTTAAgtggcaaaataaaaacatttgcatCAAGAACTGTGAGAGTCTGTCACAGAAGGGAAGGACCTGGAAGTGGATACTCCGGAGCCAGGGGGTGAGGGCTTGGGCTCAATGCAGGGAAGGGGTATTTCCCAGGAAGGAGGAAATAGGCTGGCCTCCTTTGCTTTCTCACCCCTCATCCCCTAGAACATCTGTGCCGAAGCCTCCTTTTCCAAAGTCTGTCAGAATGGGGATGGAAGCATCTGTAGGCAGTCCTGATCCACAGGACAGGAGAGGGTTCTTGGCCTCTGGCCAACTCTAGAAGGGAGAAGGTTGTTATGGTCAGCCCTGCATAGTGGGCAGTGGGTCTGCCGTCAAAGTAGTGGGTGCCAGCTCCTCAGctggcttctttttttgttgtttttaaagatttttatttttttcctttttctccccagagccccccggtacatagttgtatattctttgttgtgggtccttctagttgtggcatgtgggacgctgcctcagcatggtttgatgagcagtgccatgtccgcgcccaggattcgaaccaacgaaacactgggccgcctgcagcggagcgcgcgaacttaaccactcggccacggggcgagcCCCTCAGCTGGCTTCTTCATCCCCACAGGCCAACCATCCTGAGGTAGACCACTCATCTTGAGTTCCTTGCATTATCCAAAGTTTCCCGTAGCCTGAAAACACTTGAGGTGAGGATCTTTGACTATTCTGGCTTTGCCTCTACATACTATGTGCTTATAAGCATTCAGCTCCCCTCTCTACCTATGCTATCTGCTTGATTATCCATCACTAGAGAAGCCAGGGTTCAAAGTGCTCCAAGGGGGGAGTGATGCACACGCAGAGCAGGGCTGCCCTCTCGTGGCCAAGAAGAGAAGCCGGTCCACAGTCCTTATCCCAACCCTTGGGGCTAGATGattttggaattcagaattttCTTGGCTTTTAGGAGGTAGTCAAtgtaaatactgtataatctctaGTAGAGGAACATCTCATAACAAAATATGAATATTTCTGCAACAAATGTTCACACTAAGAGGGATACCTGATGATTAGAAGTAGCTTCATATCAGTGTAAATTCAGGTCAGATTTCGGTGTCAAACgagttatgaaaatatttctgattttcagaGCATTGGGATTTCGGAAATGAGGACCTGTATTTTCCTCTACTAGAGGAAAACAGACTCAGAAGCCATATCTCAGCAACTCCATGGAAACACAGGGTTCTTTGTCCTTAAAATCGCACTCTACCTGGTCTTCAAAGAAAATTAGACAAGAAAGGTCAGAACTGGACTTGTTATTCATACATTTGCGTTGGTTTAAATACATTACATACAATTTCTACAGTGCATTAGAAGAACAATACAGAGGCAGCAGCACTCTCACAGCCCGGCCTCTACTTCCTGACACTGGGGGACAGGGCCATTCTGTGAGTGCCACCCAGAAACCTGCCCTGGCACTCTGGCCCCTGGCTCTCCCAAAGACCACATTCAAGGCAACCTGAGTACAGGCTTCAAGGAGAACGGAGACAGGCCAGG harbors:
- the AVPI1 gene encoding arginine vasopressin-induced protein 1, translating into MGTPASVVSEPPPWQAPAEARGRKQASANIFQDAELLQIQGLFQRSGDQLAEERAQIIWEYAGDQRVAEALRKLRRKRPPRQKLLGHSLHHCSRLRIPEHQAPLAGPQSSATEMASSDQYLNSRRSSARIRRNWRKPGPTSYLHQIRH